A stretch of DNA from Coccidioides posadasii str. Silveira chromosome 1, complete sequence:
CATCTGTTTGGACCGCCAAACAGTTACAGAACCAACATGGCGGCAGTATTCGAACTCAAAGACAAATCAGTAACCCTGAGGTACGCTTGCTTGACGACCTTGAACGCAAACTTGAGTGGCTCTCTAGCGAAATGGACCCTGGGCGCAAAACGGATAACTTTTCAGTAGTCTATAACCACTGGTTGAACAAAACCACATGGGTAGTCTATGATCCGCCGTCAAGAGTTCCATCTACAGAGAGAAGGCTTTATGGGGATCCTAGGTTCAATTATCCTTATCAGGCTAAAAGTGAACTTCGCAAAGCGGAACGTCCTCCCATTCAaaggagcaagctgcacaCTCCCAAAATAGATTCGTGGCGTTTGGCGGTAAATTCTGCGAGGCAATCAGCTGGAGTTCAGAGATTTTTAAAGGCAGTGGAGTTATTTGAAGGTTCTGCCGACGAACCACCAGATGGCGCGATCGACACTGCGACTTGGATCCTAAGAAAACCTCCACAGGGGTTCGAAATGTCGACGAAACAAAAGAACGCATATTTCGAAGGTTGCGGTGGATGGTGCGAGAAGTTAGATTACTGGCAGAACGTTCCGAGAGCCTACCGGGCGCGAAAGGTAATTTGTGAAGGAAAAGCGAACCGAAGGAGGGTGGCGGAGGTGGCGAAGATCGTGACCAGGGGCTGTAAGAGGACCGTCAGCAAGGTTGTGCCTCGTTTACCTCAATATAGCAAACGGAAATCTGCAGTGAAAGATGCAGGAAGGGTAACAAAATCAAGCTGGCATCCGCCGCCGCCGAAATAtcagaaaaggaagaagctTGTTCTGAACGGCCACAGAGCCGGCTTAATCGAGCGTCATCCCAATATACCTTATGCCATTGCTCCCAACGCTTTTATGTCAATCGCCGCTTCAGTTAGTTTGATTCTGGGAGAGCGCACAGTGCACCCCCTGGATGCTCCGCCAGTTGGAGCATAGCACCAGCTATTTTGGAATTATTTCTCTGCATCTGGTTTCTTCCTGTTGCTACTGACTGCATAGTCCGGACTCGCTCGTTGTCATGCGCCTCTTGGGCTGTCTCCGCTATATTTGACATTTTTATTTCGGGTCTTGGGAAGGGTTTATAATTCCATTCGTTTTTATTCAGGGTAGATAGCTGTCTAATAATTGAAAACATGGCACTTAAAAGGATTCCCTGAACTCCGATTCAATGCGCCCAGATCCCAGAAACAAAAGGATTATTCGTACACAAGCCACATTATCCTCACCTTTGTGAATCGTTCGGCAAGGAGAGGCCATAAGCTGCATGAATGTTGAGACCCGACATAGGTTCGTATAAAGGTGGGAATGAAGCAGAGCTGCAGCTAAAACCCCGGGGGGTTGACTCTCTGGCTCACTCGAGTCCACTTTGGAAGCTCTGTAACGAGAAAAAGACAAAGTCAGAACAGGCATTCAGTAACGCTATTACACCGTCGTGCATCCCAAACTCCTTTTGTCCGAAGCAAAGCCTGATGGAAGAAGCACCCCCAGCTCCGtattccaaaaaaaaaaaaaaaaaaaaaaaaaaaaaaaagggaaaagaaacgCGTAGCGAGAGTACATACTATGTATTCCCTTTCTGTACGTCTTCTCCTTCCGATCGAAGATCGTATATTTATCCTTCGGCAAcatctcctcttctctcggCATTTCTCTATACCATCGTTCAACCGCCTTGGCGCTCTTTCCGCCGTTGCGCTGGAGAGCTGCATTCACGGTGTCAACGACTTTGTCTACTGCTCGTAAGCGCTTGCGCTGCCGGGCTTTTTGCATGGATGAGAGGCGCCAGGGGATTTTCCTAGGGGAAAAAACCTGGTTAGATGTGGTTGCTTTTGCGATTGTGAGGATGGCGGGGAGGCTCGGAAGGGATTGGAGTACCATAGCAGACCTCCCATTACGGGAGAAGTGGGCTTGAACATCTTTgcgaaagaaaagaacacTGCGGGTTAGGACGATTGTGATCGCGGTCGCTGACGGGTTGGTGCTGGAGCGGTGATGCGAGTTGCGAGATGATTTTCAAGGTGGTCCGTGCACGACggtttccctttttttttcggaGCGAAAACTGTCATCAAACGCGGGTAGTATATTTAAACATTTGGATTCACTCCCGCCGGACAATCCGTTCTCTCATTGCATTGCAAGCGCGTTTGCTGCTTTACAGCTGCTCAGGCTGATTTTGTGTTCTCTTAATATTTGCGACCAATGGAAAGTCGGTAATATTCTGACCTGTGCGCTTCATCGATGCATCTCAGCCATGGGACGTTGGAACAGCCTTCCTCCTTCTGGAGGTTCTGCTCTTCCTTGACCATGTTCCAAGTCGCAGCATTGTGCCGTGGCTTTCTTTACACCTTTAACACGACAGAGGTGCATGGACAAGAAGCGTTTCTGAAACTCCTGGATGAACGGAGGGACCATACGAGCAGAACGAGGGGTTTAATAACTGGTAGGCTTTGCGCTCTAGTATTCAAATGATGATTCCATTCCGACAATATATTATAATGAATGACCTGGTCACTAAGATATATCTTTCTTTTGAGATAGTTTCGAATCATATTAGCGTGTACGTAGATGAATAACCGCGTCTTGGAAGCACTCGACGAAGTATATGAACTGAATGAACTATGGCTGCAACATAGTATGGATGACCCTTTGATGTGGGGAACTATCCCACTGCATAATCACTGGGGATATCAGTCGTTCAATCGCAGATGGGCGTTTGGAAGCCACGATATCTGTTTCAGTAATAGGTGGGCAGATTTCCAATTGAGTAGCCAATATGAAGACCCTTTTCGCCTGATGTGGAGTTTGGTATATCATTAGGGTCCTTTCTGCCTTTTTCACGCTTGGTCAAGTCCTTCCGACGCATAGGCTCTACCATTCCCCCTACGGTGGCCTCTTCCAGCCTACCGTCACCCAAGCGATCCGATTGCTCTCAAAGGGTCCGTTCCCTACAAATCCCCACACCGCGCCGGCTGATCTGCAACAATGGAGCCTGCAGAGTGTCTGCGTCGACCCGTTCTCTGAGGTGCCCATGGCATATACTACCACAAGCCATGATTCATACTTAGCACCGTCAGCATACGCATGCAACTCATATTCATGGATTCATATCTTCCCAGAGGGCATGATTCATCAGTCCCCGCCCAAAACCATGCGGTATTTCAAATGGGGCGTATCGCGGTTGATCCTCGAAGCGTCACAATGCCCTGACGTCGTTCCTATGTGGATAGAAGGAACGGATGAAGTTATGCATGAGAGTAGGACGTTTCCGCGGTTCCTCCCGAGAATAAACAAGAAGATCAGTGTCACTTTTGGAGAAAAAGTTGACGTTGAGGCTGTTTTTGGCGACTTAAGACGACGCTGGCAGAAGATAAAAGCTGAAGCTGAGAAAGAAAGTGGATCTGCTCCCCTGGGAGTTCTCAATGAAGAGCTCATGTACGGGGAAGAAGCAGTGGAACTGCGGAAAGAATGCACGATGAAAGTTCGAGAACTAGTCCTCCAGGTTCGCCGCTCACGAGGATTACCAGACGAGGATCCCAAAGCCAGTCTTGCCGAGACTTGGGCACAAGAAGGCCCGAAAAGAGAAGGCAAAATGGAGGACGACTCTTGGGTTCGAGATATTTGATCGTATGTATTTGTATCTATCCTGTATGATCTGCTGATAGACGTGTATACCactagaaaaaaaaaaaaatgcttGATATTGCGATTGTTATTGCGAGCTGGCTGCGGGCCCATTGAGCCTGATCCGGTTGTGGCAAGGCTCGACGTGCGGTGCGAATTACTAACTTACATTTGTCGGTATTGCCTTGCTTCCAGGTGTTGCCGTTCGTTCTCATATCGTTGTCCTCAGGTGGACACCCGCTTTAATCGTTTTAGGGATGGAGGATAAGCAATCATCATTTTGGCAGCAATCCACGGAGACGAAGATTAGGTtttgctttgcttcttcGGCAGCGGAGCTCTATTAATAATGACGATTTGAATCTCGTCAGCTATCTCCATTTCTAAGCTGGACTTGCAACTGGCTgttcaagctcctcctcTCCACAATCCGCCGTGGATAGCCGAGCCGCTCAACATCTCTACGGGCTCCAACCTCAGACCCCGATGAAAACCCTCTCCGCTCCCCAGGATTTTACACGGGAGTCCCACAGGGCGTTGGCATGAGTTGGCAACTTCACGATGTGAAATTCCGGGGAAATGTTGGGAAGTATGGCCTGTTTTAACCTTCTTACCAATTGAGAAAACGAAGGACTGGAACAACAGACCGGAGGAGAGACAAAACGTACGTTGTCTACCGGCATCAACCAGTGCCCATTAACTTTCGAGCCGGATCCACTCGAACATGATCCTCCCTCATGCCCAACTGCCAGCCCTTATTAATAATTGAGGGGTTGTATTGAAAGCGCGCCCTTTCGTATCTGGCCGTTATAGAGCAGTAAGTAGTAGCAGGTAAAAGTAGAATTGCTCACAAAAGAGTACGATGACACTCCTTTCAAAAAGCAATAAGCTTTTGAGAAGCTTGGGATTGCTTAGAGGCGGAGTTTAACAATGGGCGGTTTAAACGAAGTGGACCTCGGTTTCAAACCTCAACCTTTCCACAGATTGGAGGCGATCGTAGGAATGCCTAATCTCTCTGGTTCCCCTACCAACCCATTAGTATGCGGGAAATTAACACGACCTCAATTCTACATATCACATGGAAGGACCGGGCATCAGAGGGGTGAGTGAAGTGCCAAGTGTTTACGGAGTAGTGAAGAAATTCTGCAGGATGCTCAAAAAAAATTCCAGGGGGTGGGTGTGAGGTGCGTCAGTGGCGTGGATGGCTAGGCGAGGATTGGTGGGGATCGATCTGCAAAGCAAGCATCCAAGTTTTGCCCGAAGCCGCGATGCATTCCCAGAGGATACCGACTCGCTTTTGATGGTACGAGTATCGGCTTCCGCCTCCAATTCAACTTCGACAACcctatatgtatgtacggaaGGCCATCCGTCCACCACAGTGAAGCACCGATCTCTCAAGCGCCACAGAATTTCGTTCGAGCACAAGAACCTCTGTAATGCAGCTCGATCGTGATGGCTGCTAGCTATGGGATCCCGGGAGGCCGCACACGCACTACTTGCCGCCGCTTGGGCAATGTCGCCGCGCCGAGCCCTCGCCCGTGGATCTGCAACCTCCCGCTAACGCCCGAAACGGGAAAGGCGGTGGAAAAATGGAAGACGCCTGGAATCACTTTATTCTCCGAGGTGTTGGCTTGGCATCCGGCCGTGGGTATGTTTCCTTACGCCCCCGATGTCCCGGAATGACGAGTTTGCGCAGTTTCGTGGGCGTAGTCTAGAGGGGTGGCCAAACGGCCTTTGATCCTCTAGCCCAGTGCACAGCCTGTTCACCTCCGCCCTCAAGAGAGCCGGAGAGTCTCGCATGTGGCCATTCATGTATCCACCCGCTCGAACGGATCTCCAGAACCCTCAGAGGATGATATGTGCCACTGGCAATCGCCGGGCCCTTATCAGAGGCCGCTCTCATTCGACGGTGCCGCTTTTTTCCCCAAAACCCCGGAGATAAAAAAGCCTTTTATGATAACCATATCAGGTGGACTCGTGAAAACCCTCTCATCAGCCGCTCACCCAAATAATCCTCTCGGGTCAGTCCATTCCCCACAACCCGGGGTCTCTCGCCTCCAGAATTTTATTTCGTTCAAAACCATAAGCATCGCCTCCCTTTCCTTCTCTGGAAATCTCAGCATAATATCACACTTATAACATTCGTCCACTCTTCTGCCCTTGCATTCTCAACTGACTGCCATACCTTTCTCTCATCTGCGTTCAGCCATATATACCCCTTTGCCGAGATTCTTCCTTCCGATTTGTCtgaaaatttttttttttttttttttttttttttttttttttttttttttttcatttttaaCAATCCATCGCTCGGCACCCGGTGTCTGACCGTTCGTCACCATGGGCTTCTCTGAAAAAGAGATCTCCCAGGAGGACAGCACCTCTGTGCAGCTGCCACCTTTTGCTTCTAAAGATGAAGAAGTCGCCTTGGAGGTAGAGGTCGCCCAAGACCAGCCAGGATTCTGGACTCGGATGGGCTGCACCCCGGAATCCTTCAAGAAACGAACTCTCGCAGACAAACATAACCAGTTGAACCAGACGTTGAAATCCCGTCACCTGCATATGATAGCAATTGGCGGAAGTATCGGCGCAGGTTTTTTCGTTGGTTCAGGCTCAGCATTAGCAAAAGGTGGTCCAGCAAGCGTTGTGATCGACTTTGCAATTATTGGTGTCGTAAGTGACGCGAGATTATCCTCTGTGTTGACATCGGTTAATATTTCTTTCCGCAGATGATATTTAATGTCGTATTTGCCCTTGGAGAATTAGCCGTCATGTACCCAGTGTCTGGAGGGTTCTATATATACTCAAGCCGATTCATCGATCCATCATGGGGCTTTGCCATGGGCTGGAACTATGTTCTCCAGTGGCTCATTGTCCTTCCCCTTGAGCTCACAGTGGCTTCACTGACTATAAACTTCTGGAAAGTTGATCTCAGTGTTGCTGTATGGATAACAGTCTTCCTGGCGGCCATCATAATAGTCAACATCTTCGGAGTTCTTGGATTCGGAGAGGAAGAGTTCTGGTCTAGTGCACTGAAGCTCAGTGCAGTTGTCATATTTATGGTGATAGCAGTGGTTCTCGTTTGCGGAGGAGGTCCAAAGGATGGAATTTATTCTGAATACTGGGGGGCAAGGTTGTGGTATGACCCCGGGGCATTCCGCAATGGCTTCAGGGGTAAGTAACCAAATCTGGCAGCGGCAACACACCGTGAAACAAACTTCATGAACTATAGGATATATCCCATGCTAACCTGTTGGTGGCCAGGTTTTTGCTCTGTGTTCGTCACTGCAGCCTTCGCATTTTTTGGCACTGAGCTAGTTGGACTAGCAGCAGCCGAGAGCAAGAATCCCCTAAAATCGCTTCCATCGGCAATCAAACAAGTATTCTGGCGCATTATCTTGTTTTATATCCTCGGTCTTTTCTTCATTGGTCTTCTCGTCCGCTCCGACGATGACCGCTTGCTTGGTGCAAACCCTCTGATCGACACCAATGCCTCGCCGTTCGTGATTGCTGCCCACGACGCTGGTCTCGTCGGCTTTGACAGCTTCATGAATGTTATCATCCTTGTTTCAGTTTTTTCAATTGGAAACTCGGCCGTCTTTGCAGGATCTAGGACCCTAACAGCCATTGCTGAACAAGGATACGCACCCCGTATCTTTTCCTATGTTGACCGAGCTGGTAGGCCACTTATCTCAACAGGCACACTCATTGCATTTGGTGGTCTGGCATATGTGAATGTCACTGCAAGTGGTGTTGAAATCTTTGACTGGCTCCTTGCGCTGTCTGGCTTAACTGCGCTCTTCACCTGGGGAAGCGTAAGTTGAATCCCTACCCCCCTCCATTTCCCTAAAataaaaggagaaagaaggaGGAACCCAATCCTCTGGTTGCGCAGGAATTCAATATTAACTCCGATGATATCCAGATTTGTCTCGCTCACATTCGGTTCCGCGCTGCCTGGGCACATCACGGTCGCACTCTTGATGAGATCCCCTTTAAGGCTGCCCTCGGTGTCTGGGGTTCCTGGGTTGGGCTATGCTTAGTTTGCCTAGTCCTTATCGCTCAAGTAAGTGTGACTTCCGGTGGTTCGACAAACGTGTCCAATCTAACCTGTGTTGCGTAGTTCTATATCGCTATCTGTCCAGTTTCAGGTGGCATTAATGACGCAAAGGGCTTTTTCAAGTCATACCTTGCTCTTCCCGTCGTCCTATTCTGCTGGGCTTGCGGCTATGCTTGGAAGCGCAAGGGATGGCTGAAACTCGACGAAATCGATATCGACTCAGGGAGAAGAGAGATTGACTGGGAGGTTTACAATCAGGTGttggagaagagaaagaactCTTCGTTCATGAAGCGCCTTTACTACAGGCTCTTTTAAGCATAGCGACGTCCATTTTGTTGAAATAAACGAAGACAATTCAGCACACTTGCAGCGTGTTAGCAGTTGAGTACCAATATGCACAGGGTTCAATCAATGGCGCCTGGGATGTCGAAACCTTACCTAGAATTATCAGCTATAGCTCGAAATTTTGATAGATCTGGTCCTTTCTTTGAAGTCGTCTTCAAGGTCGTCTCGTTAATATATGGATGTTTTAGTCCGTACCCTGCGGAGTATATTCTACCGATTGGCTCCCAGTCAGATCTGGCTCGATAGGGGCACCGCATTTTGTGTAAGGGACACCAGGATTAACATGGTTATATGGAGTACTATTACATACAATCTTACAAGGGGTGTAAAAGACAATTGTGACGCTGCACCTGGGTGCTTTGTTTTCCTCATCTCAAACCACCTCTAGACTCCAATCCCTGAATACCTTCTATGTCACAATGAAGAAGGAATCAAACTTGCAATCATGAGCACTGTACACACTGGTGGTGAAGGGATGCTTGTGATGCTATCAACTTACCTAGTTCATACATCACCTGTAAGTCCATGTAACATTATGACCAATGCCACCCTTATTTCGTTATAGGGGTGGTGTCCCGAGACAAAATGCCGTGCCCCCGAGGCTCTTTGCCGATTTCGGGCTTGGCAATTTCCACGCTCTCCACCGAGTCCCAGTGGTTCTTGCGCCCTTTTATCTACATACTGCATATCAGGGCATGGCAAGGAAAGTCACATAGCAAAGTTCTCCATCAGAATCTATAGGAAGATCACCTTAGCTCAACAAGGAGGCAGAGTAGACTCTAGCTCATAGAGTAGCGAGTCAAGAGTAAgaacttcactttgcacgCTGGCGTCCTTGATGACAGACCAAAAGCCCAACTTTGAATATCTTCAGCTGAGGGGGCCTGGCTGGCACCTCGGAGGTGTCGAAGTCGCTTGCGGAGTGGACACTGAGGGCGCTCAAGAATGATCATACCGCCATGTGTTGACAGAAACTTTATGATCTCTGGATGAGGGCCTAATCACTCGTATAACACACAGTCTTAAGTTGATTGCGGTTCTCATCAGTGAGAAGCGGGATCCTATTTGGACACCAGGACGGAGACACCACTAGAGAAGATCAGCCACATTGCCATATATAAGCTGACTCTTGCAATTCCATTGAATTTGTCATGGATTTACTTTGTCTTTATGTCCCAACGAACCGTGAAGTTGCTTTAATCGAGAACAAGATTTAGGTTGCGGAAAGTTGTCGCCTCAACTTTCACCTGGTTCTTTGTCAGCAGCGTTCAGCTCAGAGTCGGCGGGCTGGAAGTGTTTGTCCCACTGATGGCTGTCTCATTCTTCTCTGACGAACCATCTTGATGAGATCTCCAGTTCTCGATGCCCAAAAAGCATCGCAAGTTTAAGCTAATCAAGCCAGAAGCGTCCGTCCACCATTCTTTAgcatcttcctcttctcgaCGTCGAAACGACCCCTCACGCTCCGAGCAGCTCTCCGTCAACGACCTTATCCAGCACCTACGGCGGACGCAACTTTCGACGGTCGAGCCCCAGAATGTCGTGGGTGCAACAGAAGTCGTCGCAAAATCCGTGCACCCATCGATAAGAAATATTTTAGATTTACCCGCTCCGCCGCCCCCTCGTCCACGTTCCGGACTAAGACCGCAGATAGGCACCCGGAGACTACGACGAACTCCTGGGCCTGCAGCGCCTTTGAGCTGGCTGTCACAAAACCACGAACGGCCTGTAAACGATGAGAGCAGAAGTGCCGGTTACCATGGCGAGGTTCAACGACACCTTGACCGGCTACCAGGACTAAATTTCCCTCCAGAGCGATCCCTACAGCATACCATTCTAAAGACCATGGCATCCAATTGGGATTGGCATCTCGTTTACGATGGAATTTTCCTCTCCGAATTACCAACGCAAGTTAGGGAATTGCTGCTTAGTTACATCGCTGTCTATACCGACCACGCGACCATGGGTGCCGGTATGCAGGGCTTAAAACCGCTCTTTTTGGACAAGACTCCGGATGGTGAAGTAGAGACACATCCAGATGTCATCCGACTTGATCTGTCTGGTGCACTTGGGCACTGCATTACCTTGAAGTTACTGGTGCGTGAGCTGAAATATGAACTCCCTGAATTGAAAAGGGAAGATGCGTATGTCCCCGCTTCGTGGGAAGAGGAAGCATCAGATGAAGCCAGTTCTAGTCGAACCAGTCTCACTACTCGCCAACCTTTCCTTCCGCGATTTGAAAAACTCAAATATCTATCGCTTGCACAGCCAGCACCGGCGGCAGCAAATTGGGGTTCCCTTCTCCATCTACTTTCTCAACTAGCAACTCTAACGCATCTATCACTCGCACACTGGCCAGTTCCTACCCTATCCATCAGTACAGTAGTGAAACACGACCCGTCCACGACTTTTGAGCAGCGCTTGTCACCGTCCGATGATGATATGTCTGAAGCAGCAACGGTGCTCGGAAAGCTTTCTCGGGCAACTTATTGTCTGCAGTGGCTGGATCTTGAAGGCTGCACTGAGTGGCTTCCTTCTCTTTGTTGGAGCAGAGAGAATCAACATGCTTCCCTGGGTCAGCCTCTGGGCCCTGAATGGAATGGATCGTGGCGTGGGATAGCATGGTTGGGCTTAGGCTTTGGATGGGCGAAAGAGGTGCCAGGACCCGAGGATGACCTTATTAGCAACGAGAATATGCAGCAAGAAGAGCATTCGCTTGGCCATGGGGAAGCTGGGACTCGACGGGTTACTCTCCGCCCTGG
This window harbors:
- a CDS encoding mitochondrial 54S ribosomal protein mL60 (EggNog:ENOG410PSNW~COG:J~BUSCO:16460at33183), giving the protein MFKPTSPVMGGLLWKIPWRLSSMQKARQRKRLRAVDKVVDTVNAALQRNGGKSAKAVERWYREMPREEEMLPKDKYTIFDRKEKTYRKGIHKLPKWTRVSQRVNPPGF
- a CDS encoding uncharacterized protein (EggNog:ENOG410PGF9~COG:I~BUSCO:7649at33183), which codes for MHLSHGTLEQPSSFWRFCSSLTMFQVAALCRGFLYTFNTTEVHGQEAFLKLLDERRDHTSRTRGLITVSNHISVMDDPLMWGTIPLHNHWGYQSFNRRWAFGSHDICFSNRVLSAFFTLGQVLPTHRLYHSPYGGLFQPTVTQAIRLLSKGPFPTNPHTAPADLQQWSLQSVCVDPFSEVPMAYTTTSHDSYLAPSAYACNSYSWIHIFPEGMIHQSPPKTMRYFKWGVSRLILEASQCPDVVPMWIEGTDEVMHESRTFPRFLPRINKKISVTFGEKVDVEAVFGDLRRRWQKIKAEAEKESGSAPLGVLNEELMYGEEAVELRKECTMKVRELVLQVRRSRGLPDEDPKASLAETWAQEGPKREGKMEDDSWVRDI
- the INDA1_1 gene encoding Amino-acid permease inda1 (EggNog:ENOG410QDKU~COG:E~TransMembrane:12 (i73-94o106-129i150-175o181-203i215-234o258-278i299-318o354-375i396-416o428-449i470-495o507-528i)), whose translation is MGFSEKEISQEDSTSVQLPPFASKDEEVALEVEVAQDQPGFWTRMGCTPESFKKRTLADKHNQLNQTLKSRHLHMIAIGGSIGAGFFVGSGSALAKGGPASVVIDFAIIGVMIFNVVFALGELAVMYPVSGGFYIYSSRFIDPSWGFAMGWNYVLQWLIVLPLELTVASLTINFWKVDLSVAVWITVFLAAIIIVNIFGVLGFGEEEFWSSALKLSAVVIFMVIAVVLVCGGGPKDGIYSEYWGARLWYDPGAFRNGFRGFCSVFVTAAFAFFGTELVGLAAAESKNPLKSLPSAIKQVFWRIILFYILGLFFIGLLVRSDDDRLLGANPLIDTNASPFVIAAHDAGLVGFDSFMNVIILVSVFSIGNSAVFAGSRTLTAIAEQGYAPRIFSYVDRAGRPLISTGTLIAFGGLAYVNVTASGVEIFDWLLALSGLTALFTWGSICLAHIRFRAAWAHHGRTLDEIPFKAALGVWGSWVGLCLVCLVLIAQFYIAICPVSGGINDAKGFFKSYLALPVVLFCWACGYAWKRKGWLKLDEIDIDSGRREIDWEVYNQVLEKRKNSSFMKRLYYRLF
- a CDS encoding uncharacterized protein (EggNog:ENOG410PG0W~BUSCO:7425at33183) — protein: MPKKHRKFKLIKPEASVHHSLASSSSRRRNDPSRSEQLSVNDLIQHLRRTQLSTVEPQNVVGATEVVAKSVHPSIRNILDLPAPPPPRPRSGLRPQIGTRRLRRTPGPAAPLSWLSQNHERPVNDESRSAGYHGEVQRHLDRLPGLNFPPERSLQHTILKTMASNWDWHLVYDGIFLSELPTQVRELLLSYIAVYTDHATMGAGMQGLKPLFLDKTPDGEVETHPDVIRLDLSGALGHCITLKLLVRELKYELPELKREDAYVPASWEEEASDEASSSRTSLTTRQPFLPRFEKLKYLSLAQPAPAAANWGSLLHLLSQLATLTHLSLAHWPVPTLSISTVVKHDPSTTFEQRLSPSDDDMSEAATVLGKLSRATYCLQWLDLEGCTEWLPSLCWSRENQHASLGQPLGPEWNGSWRGIAWLGLGFGWAKEVPGPEDDLISNENMQQEEHSLGHGEAGTRRVTLRPGQDLLAIDNAHGHGQAIQKGSRLRWQEKMWHLHVAKAKNIGRSIQNLRSEDKGKWIEVSVGDAKPFST